The nucleotide sequence TAATCCTTTAGTGCAAGATAAATGAGCGCTTTAAGTTCACCTAAAACTAAATCACCCCAAGGAGAGTTATCATCGAAAGCAATTCCTATCAGCTCAGAAACCTCCATGAAATCATCATTTTGACAAGCTTCAAGTTTTTCTACCAACTCAACTAGCTGACCATCTGTTAGCTGGTGGATATTTAGGATATCTTCTCGAAAGTTAAGGGCCAAATTATTGTTATCCCAGATAAGGTCTTCAGGTTGGTAAATTTCAGAAAAATCGGGAACGAGAATTCGACAAGTATCCACTCCAAAATCATTATAATCAGCAATATATACTTCTTTTTCGAGGTCCTTAAGAATATTCATCAGTTGGTAAAACTCTTCTTCTGTAGAACCAGAAAAGTCCCAATTTACAAATTCATAGTCGCTTTGATTAGAGAAAAACTTCCAAGAAACTACACCCGTAGAATCAATGAAATGATCAATAATATTGTTATGCTCGGTTATCGCATTTTCGTTAAATGTAGGAGGAGGTACATCATTTAATCCCTCAAAACTTCTTCCTTGCATGAGCTCAGTGAGACTTCGCTCGAGGGCCACCTCAAAATTAGGATGAGAACCAAATGAAACAAAAACTCCTCCTGTGTGTGGATTCATAAGCGCGACACACATAACAGGAAATAGGCCTCCTAAGGAAGCATCTTTGACAAGGATAGGATAACCATGTTTCTCTAAACCCTGTATTCCTTCTACGATATGAGGGTATTTTTGCAAAACTTCTTTTGGGACATCTGGTAGTGTAATTTCATCTAAAATAATTTGATTTTTCACAGCTCGTTCAAAGATTTCAGAAAGACATTGAACTCTAGCTTCGTACTTTGTATTTCCAGCACTCATCCCATTGCTAACAAATAAATTTCCAATCAAATTGACAGGAATATAGACTGTTTCTCCATCTGATTGCCTAATATAAGGGAGTGCACAAATTCCTCTGTCAGAATTTCCTGAATTTGTATCGATAAGATGATTAGGCGTTAAATCTCCATCCATTGAATACGTTTGTATTAAATTCACATCCATTAATCCCTTAGGGAACTTTTTAGAATCAACAATTGGGAACCATTTTTCACTTGGGTAATGGACAAATTTCTCTTTGGCAATCTCTTGACCTAAGAAATAGTCTGCATAGAAATAATTATTTGTAAGCCTTTCAAAAAACTCTCCCAGAGCTGAGCATAATGCAGCTTCTTTAGAAGGGCCCTTCCCATTTGAAAAGCAAATAGGAGAATCAGCATCTCGAATATGGACTGACCATACGTGAGGAACAGGATTTCTCCAGGAAGAAATTTCTATTTTTATGCCCAGATCATACAAAGATTTGGTCATAGTTTGGATTGTTTCTTCCAAAGAACAATCCTTTCCAATAAGAACTGTTCGAGTGTCACTATTTAAAAACTCGTCAAAAACTGGATTTGTATCTTTTCCTAAAATTGTTTTTACACTTATTTCAAAATCAGGGCATTGTTGAATTGTTTTTTTGACTGTACATCGATCAATAGACTTAACAATTCCTTCTCGATCTTTCTGTGAAATTGTCTCAGGTAGTTCTACATTTATATTAAATGTCTGTTTGTAACGATTTTCTGGATCTATAATATTATCTTGAGTAATGCGGATATCATCAGTCGAGATATCTCTGGCCTTACAATAAACTTTTACAAAATAAGCAGCACATAAAGCAGATGAGGCCAAAAAATAATCAAACGGACCTGGTGCTGAACCATCTCCTTTATATCTGATAGGTTGATCTGCAATTATACTGAAGTCATCAAATAATGCTTCAACTTTTAGATTATCTAGGTATCGAACTAATATTTGCATAATGCGGCGTTTTTAACACTAATAATTCATGATGTAAGTGAGAATGTGTTAAAGATGTAAAAAAATATAAAATAAATAATTGATATTTATAAAAAAATGAATGTCCTAATCTTTTATGTAGATTGGGCCAAGAATCTAATTATTAACAGACGTTATTTGAGAAAGATTAATTGGATTTTCTTCAACTACTAACGAAATTTCATAGAAGAAGTTAATTGCTAAAATCAAAACAATAACAGCTACAATTCTGTTCATATTTCAAGCTCCTTTTTTGGTTGTTGAAATTCATAGGAAATGTACCACTGTTTCTTATTGCTTTGTTTTATTCTGAAAACATTACAAGGCCGTAAAAAAAATAGACGATAATATAAACACTCAATTAGGATTCAAAACATTCCTGCTTAAATCTATGATTTCATAGATCTTGTTAAAAAGATTTTTAATAAAAAATCATTTTAAAAATCAGTTTGTCTAGGATAGTGTTTTATAGGTTAATATTTACAGTTAGGGGAAGAGGGATCTATGCTTTTTAAAAAACATGATATTGGAATACTCATTTTACGTTTAACAATTGGGTTCCTTATGCTGCTGCATGGAATTGCAAAGGCAAAGTTTGGAATTTCTTTTATAGAAGGACTAGTCGTTTCAAAAGGACTTCCTCATTTTTTTGCTTATGGAGTTTATATTGGTGAAATTCTAGCACCTCTGGCCATTATCGTTGGATTTAGAACCAAATTGGCCTGTCTCATTTTTGCCTTCAACTGTCTTGTTGCCATATATCTTGTTCATATTGGAGATTTATTTTCTCTTTCAAAAAATGGAGGATGGGCCATTGAATTAATTGGTATATATTTATTTGCTTCAGTTGCATTATTTTTTTTAGGAGGAGGGAAGCTAGCTCTATCAAGAAAAAGTAATTGGGATTAGTTTTCCAATGTAAAAATGGAGGAACTTTGAGTATTTCATTACAACATATCCATCTCGTTGCCGAGAAGAAGTATGAATTAGCTAAATGGTATATAGATAAATTAGATTTTAAAATCATAGACGATATTGAAAAATTAGGAGAAAAAGACGGGCCCTTATTTATATCAGGTGATGGCGGAAAAACTGCGTTATCAATATTCAATCGACGTGCAGATTTAAAAGAATTTAAAAATACTTGTTTACCAGCATTCTGTGTATCATCTGAGAATTTTTTAGAATTGTATAATAAATTTTCATGTCATGAAAAAATTGAGATAATTCATCATCATCTATTTGTTTCTTTTTATATTTTAGACTTTGAAGGGAACAAAATTGAGATTAATTGTCTTGATGTTAAAAAAATAGAAAATGTTCTAAAAAATAATCACATTTCTTGGGAATACCAAAACTGATAATATTTGATTTACTGCTCTCGTTTTTCCAACTGCTCAAGGAATAATAGGATATGATTCAATGTATTTGAAATGATGTATTATTTCTTTTACTTGCAAAAAAATAACCTATTTGAAAATATATACAAAAGTTAATTATTTTTCTTAGCATGACACAAGGTATAAATTGAAACTCAAAATATTGATCATTTTTAACTTTATATATTTATCGACTTCAATATATGGACAAATTCGGTTACGCAAACACTCTATTGTTCAATCAAAGGGAGCTACATTAGTTGAGGCCAATAAAGACCTTTCGGAATCGAATGAAGTTAGGATTGAGATACAAGGTGAATTTCGCATTATCAAATCTAATGGAGTCCCATCCCATAAAGTGGGAAAATTTCCAAATCCTGGAAATCCTAATGCGATCTTAAAACAGAAACATATTTATAGAGTACCTTTAAAACCAAAATATAATAATAATATTGTACCACTCGAGATGGCCTTTGATTTTGGTGTTGCTGTTAATGGAGTTCCTTTTGATCCCGGTGCTGCTGAATGGTTTCAAGGTATAAGAAATTCCAAATGGCAATATGAGGCCTTATCCGGCGCGATTACTTTGGGAGTTGATGAAAATCATGCCCACGTCCAACCTACAGGGGCCTATCATTATCATGGCCTTCCAACAAATCTACTTAAAAAGCTTGGAGTAGAATCTGGAAAAGAATCTCCACTTGTAGGATTTGCGGCCGATGGCCATCCCATTTATGCAATATATGGAAAAGAAGGAAAAGAACTTAAATCAAGTTATGTTCTAAAGAACGGAACAAGACCTATTGGTGGAACTTATGATGGTACTTTTGTCGCTGATTATACTTTTCAAAAATCTAAAGGAGATTTAGATGAGTGTAATGGAGTCGTTGTAAATGGAAAGTATTCCTATTTTTTGACAAAAGATTTTCCAGTTATTCCTCGATGCTTTAGAGGAACTCCAGATGAAAGTTTTCGTAGAGACCGTCATAATATTTCAAAAAATGAAAAAGACTTACCAATGAGGGTTCCTATAAAAGCACTTAAGGCGTGTAAAGGAAAAAGTAAGACAGATAGATGTAGTTTTACAGGAAGAAGAGGTGAACATCTAAATGGAGCATGTTCCGATACTCCAGGAGGAAAAGTCATCTGTAGACCTGAACACAGACATTAATTAAAAAAGTATATATAAAATTTGATACAAAATACTTAGATTTTTTAAAGATAATATTAGTTATAAAAAAAGAGATTTTTCCAAGGATACTTATGTTTATTGCAATGAATACCTTCACAGTAAATGAAGAAAGAATTCAAGAATTTGAAGAAGTTTGGTCGAAAAGAGATCGTTTTTTAAAGGAAATGGATGGATTTATTAGTTTCAAACTTTTGAAAGGGGAGATCAAAGAAGGGAAAAGAGAGTATATTTCACATTCAACTTGGAATTCTTCTGAAGAGTTTTGGTCTTGGACTAAAAGTGAACAGTTTAAAATGGCCCATAAAAATAGAACTCCAGAGGGAATCATCCTTGGGCCACCTCGTTTTGGGTTTTATGATGTGATTTTAGAAGAATAGCTATTATTCGATATCGAAGTTAAAAAATTTGTCCTTAAACGGTTCATTGATTAAGGTAAAATGCCACCATTCTTTAGGATAATTTCTCATTCCATATTTTTGCATTAAATTATTTAAAAGTAGTCTATTTGCCTTAGCTTGTGCCGGTAGATACTTATAAAATGTATGAGATTTTTCTGAGAAAAAATCAAATTCCGTACCCATATCTAGGCCATCAATTGTAACATCAACTGTACTGCCACGAGAATGGCCTGATTTTTTTGCAATATAGCCTTGGGAAAAGAGGTTTTCTTTTTCAATTTTCGGATAATATTTATTTTTAGTTCTTTGATCACTTAAGTCTTTTGACCAAGTGATAAAATGATCAACTGCCTTTTGAGGTCTATAACAATCAAATACTTTAAGTGAAAGAGACATTTTTTTGAGCTCATCTTGAACACT is from Halobacteriovoraceae bacterium and encodes:
- a CDS encoding OsmC domain/YcaO domain-containing protein, which translates into the protein MQILVRYLDNLKVEALFDDFSIIADQPIRYKGDGSAPGPFDYFLASSALCAAYFVKVYCKARDISTDDIRITQDNIIDPENRYKQTFNINVELPETISQKDREGIVKSIDRCTVKKTIQQCPDFEISVKTILGKDTNPVFDEFLNSDTRTVLIGKDCSLEETIQTMTKSLYDLGIKIEISSWRNPVPHVWSVHIRDADSPICFSNGKGPSKEAALCSALGEFFERLTNNYFYADYFLGQEIAKEKFVHYPSEKWFPIVDSKKFPKGLMDVNLIQTYSMDGDLTPNHLIDTNSGNSDRGICALPYIRQSDGETVYIPVNLIGNLFVSNGMSAGNTKYEARVQCLSEIFERAVKNQIILDEITLPDVPKEVLQKYPHIVEGIQGLEKHGYPILVKDASLGGLFPVMCVALMNPHTGGVFVSFGSHPNFEVALERSLTELMQGRSFEGLNDVPPPTFNENAITEHNNIIDHFIDSTGVVSWKFFSNQSDYEFVNWDFSGSTEEEFYQLMNILKDLEKEVYIADYNDFGVDTCRILVPDFSEIYQPEDLIWDNNNLALNFREDILNIHQLTDGQLVELVEKLEACQNDDFMEVSELIGIAFDDNSPWGDLVLGELKALIYLALKDYEQAKIYVEQFFTFNESSAQRKKYFQLINVFLDIELNELEIAHYYPNLKRMYGEELYSIAKQTMDGAIRFFGLCKTDLNFGNLDKQQRLIKSYRKIKSVRENKI
- a CDS encoding DoxX family protein → MLFKKHDIGILILRLTIGFLMLLHGIAKAKFGISFIEGLVVSKGLPHFFAYGVYIGEILAPLAIIVGFRTKLACLIFAFNCLVAIYLVHIGDLFSLSKNGGWAIELIGIYLFASVALFFLGGGKLALSRKSNWD
- a CDS encoding YHYH protein, giving the protein MKLKILIIFNFIYLSTSIYGQIRLRKHSIVQSKGATLVEANKDLSESNEVRIEIQGEFRIIKSNGVPSHKVGKFPNPGNPNAILKQKHIYRVPLKPKYNNNIVPLEMAFDFGVAVNGVPFDPGAAEWFQGIRNSKWQYEALSGAITLGVDENHAHVQPTGAYHYHGLPTNLLKKLGVESGKESPLVGFAADGHPIYAIYGKEGKELKSSYVLKNGTRPIGGTYDGTFVADYTFQKSKGDLDECNGVVVNGKYSYFLTKDFPVIPRCFRGTPDESFRRDRHNISKNEKDLPMRVPIKALKACKGKSKTDRCSFTGRRGEHLNGACSDTPGGKVICRPEHRH
- a CDS encoding antibiotic biosynthesis monooxygenase encodes the protein MFIAMNTFTVNEERIQEFEEVWSKRDRFLKEMDGFISFKLLKGEIKEGKREYISHSTWNSSEEFWSWTKSEQFKMAHKNRTPEGIILGPPRFGFYDVILEE
- a CDS encoding M15 family metallopeptidase, translating into MLRHLIFLFISVSCYSITPLLNLADFSPSIIIDMKYHSIDNFLGQKVNGYNKNKCLLTEKTLRALNSVQDELKKMSLSLKVFDCYRPQKAVDHFITWSKDLSDQRTKNKYYPKIEKENLFSQGYIAKKSGHSRGSTVDVTIDGLDMGTEFDFFSEKSHTFYKYLPAQAKANRLLLNNLMQKYGMRNYPKEWWHFTLINEPFKDKFFNFDIE